TGTACCTGAAAGCCTTACAAGGCTCGAAACAAGGGATGAAACTTTAAGAGACGATATTTTAAATATATACTAAAATATTAAAAAACGACTGGCAAGTTGCCAGTCGTTTTCTTAAATTAAATTATTATTTTAAGCCTGGATATAAACCTTGTTCGTCAAATTTTCTAAATGCTTCTTTAACTATGTCAGAGTCTTCTTTATAAGTAACACCATACCATCTGTCACTTGCAGGAAGCACTTTAACTTTAGCGCCTTCATTATGAATAAGATAGTCAATAAATTTAGGAATAAAGAATTCGCCTTTCATAGGGTCATCATTAGTTTTTAGAAAATCTACAAAACCTGCTTCTAATTTATCAAAGAAATCAGGAAGAAGTCCCCACATATTCATTGAAACAAGTGTATCAAGAGGAATACCGCTGTTTTTATCAATACTTGTCATTTCAACGATTTCGTCTAAATATCCGTCTTTAGTTTTGCACACACCTCTTGCAACGGTACCGTTGTCAGAAATTGTGTTTCCAAGAAGATATCCAGCCATACACATTTCGTTGTTATGAAGAATATAATCGTGAATAAGTTTATATGCTGATTTTCCGTAATAGTCGTCTGCATTAACTATTGCAAAAGGAGTTTTAACAATATCCTTTGCAGTTAAAACTGCATGACCTGTACCCCATGGTTTAACTCTGCCTTCAGGAAGAGTAAAGCCTTTTGGTAAATCGTCAAGTTCCTGGAAAGTATAGTTAACATCTACAATACCTTCATATTTTTTACCAACAAGTTCTCTGAAATCTTTTTCTATTGATTTCTTGATTACAAAAACTATTTTATTAAATCCTGCTTCAATAGCATCATAAACAGAATAGTCAAGTATAACTTCTCCATGTGGGCCTAAAGGCTCCATCTGTTTAAGACCGCCAAATCTGCTGCCCATTCCAGCAGCCATAACTACTAATGCACTATTTTTTGTATCCATTTCTGTTTCCTTCCTGCCATCTCCAAGTATCGCGGCACATATCTTCTAAGTTTTTAACTGCTTTAAAGCCAAGTTCTCTGTAGGCTTTTTCAGGGTCAGCAAAACATTCTGCAATATCGCCTGGTCTTCTTGGGGCAATTTTATAATTTATTTCTTTTCCGCTTGCCTTTGCAAACGCTTTAACCATATCAAGTACACTGTAACCGTTACCTGTGCCAAGATTATAAGTAACTACACCTGATTTATTTAA
This DNA window, taken from Clostridia bacterium, encodes the following:
- a CDS encoding nucleotidyltransferase; translated protein: MDTKNSALVVMAAGMGSRFGGLKQMEPLGPHGEVILDYSVYDAIEAGFNKIVFVIKKSIEKDFRELVGKKYEGIVDVNYTFQELDDLPKGFTLPEGRVKPWGTGHAVLTAKDIVKTPFAIVNADDYYGKSAYKLIHDYILHNNEMCMAGYLLGNTISDNGTVARGVCKTKDGYLDEIVEMTSIDKNSGIPLDTLVSMNMWGLLPDFFDKLEAGFVDFLKTNDDPMKGEFFIPKFIDYLIHNEGAKVKVLPASDRWYGVTYKEDSDIVKEAFRKFDEQGLYPGLK